The Chitinophagales bacterium genome has a window encoding:
- a CDS encoding T9SS type A sorting domain-containing protein, whose product MRKFVLLFTALFSCVSFAQAQDIDMMDEVLTFDEATGTAKIGVIVKNKNASATTVDVALMSNFGTTDNSDITLTTTKLTFAATSPDPDTQYINVTVANDMTAEAAEYFALQISNAVNGSIGDDVTVVYIKDNDYTPPVARKNISLDFLGRYTMPAAGSSAEILAYDSASNRLFVVNSLKSVLQILDFSNPAALTKVDSVDMSSYGGGIQSVDVYNGMVAVAVQGNPKTDSGSVVFMDKDGTVLKQFKTGFLPDNVDFTHDGKYVLTANEGEPNDAYSIDPEGSVTVIDISNGLNSATVKHATFTSFNASAAALKAKGIRIFGANNPTVAQDMEPEYIAFNSTSDTAYVTLQENNAVAIVHIPSATIVDIMPLGYVDHSAAGNALDASDKTDEPLIANWPVRGLMLPDALGSYEVGGKTYIVVANEGDSRDYGGYSEELRIKDKSLKLDATKFPAGSLMKKDFCMGRLNITTSLGDTDNDGDYDELYSYGTRGFAIFNTAARSLVYQSGDQFEHILAVDPKVGKIFNASNDNNDLKDRSDNKGPEPEGVTMGTIHDTTYAFIGCERIGGVMVYDVTTPAAPVFVDYINTRDTNAYGGDNGPEGLIFLDAAHNSHGKYYLITANEVSGTVAVFEVKVAPVSVQDVANKLPKLNVYPNPVIKGQLYFSTTVTGTIVDMNGRAVASFSNANSISTTNLASGVYFLKANGFSVEKVIVQ is encoded by the coding sequence ATGAGAAAATTTGTACTCCTTTTTACGGCACTGTTTTCATGCGTAAGTTTTGCACAGGCGCAGGACATAGACATGATGGACGAAGTGCTGACATTTGATGAAGCAACAGGTACCGCTAAGATCGGTGTTATCGTTAAAAACAAGAATGCATCTGCTACTACGGTTGATGTGGCATTGATGAGCAACTTCGGTACTACCGATAACAGCGACATCACGCTTACTACCACAAAACTGACCTTTGCCGCTACAAGTCCCGATCCGGATACACAATATATCAATGTAACTGTGGCAAACGATATGACGGCCGAAGCGGCTGAGTATTTCGCGCTTCAAATTTCAAATGCTGTAAACGGTAGCATTGGCGACGATGTTACTGTGGTATATATAAAAGACAACGACTACACACCTCCTGTTGCCAGGAAGAATATTTCGCTCGATTTCCTGGGTCGTTACACTATGCCTGCGGCAGGTTCTTCTGCTGAGATATTAGCATACGACAGCGCTTCAAACAGGTTGTTCGTAGTAAACTCACTGAAGAGTGTATTGCAGATACTGGACTTTTCCAATCCCGCTGCTCTGACAAAAGTTGACTCCGTTGATATGTCTTCTTATGGTGGTGGTATCCAGTCGGTAGATGTATATAATGGTATGGTAGCCGTTGCGGTTCAGGGTAACCCTAAAACGGACAGCGGTTCTGTTGTGTTCATGGATAAAGACGGAACTGTATTGAAACAGTTCAAAACAGGTTTCCTGCCCGATAACGTTGATTTTACACACGATGGTAAATACGTATTAACGGCTAACGAAGGCGAACCTAATGACGCATATTCTATTGACCCTGAAGGTTCTGTTACAGTGATAGATATCAGCAATGGTTTGAACAGCGCTACGGTTAAGCACGCTACGTTCACATCATTCAATGCTAGTGCAGCTGCCCTGAAAGCGAAAGGGATCAGGATATTCGGTGCTAACAATCCTACCGTTGCACAGGATATGGAGCCTGAATATATCGCCTTCAACAGTACTTCGGATACTGCCTATGTAACACTGCAGGAAAACAACGCAGTAGCTATCGTACACATACCATCTGCTACTATTGTAGACATCATGCCACTGGGTTATGTTGATCATAGTGCTGCCGGTAATGCACTGGATGCTTCTGATAAAACCGATGAGCCCCTGATAGCCAACTGGCCGGTACGTGGTTTGATGCTGCCTGACGCATTAGGTAGCTACGAAGTAGGTGGCAAAACGTATATAGTAGTTGCCAACGAAGGTGACTCAAGAGACTATGGCGGATATTCTGAAGAATTGAGAATAAAAGATAAGAGCCTGAAACTGGATGCTACTAAATTCCCTGCAGGTAGCCTGATGAAAAAAGACTTCTGTATGGGACGTCTGAACATCACCACCAGCCTGGGCGATACGGATAATGATGGTGACTACGACGAGCTGTATTCATACGGTACACGTGGTTTCGCAATATTCAACACGGCTGCAAGGTCATTGGTATACCAGAGCGGCGACCAGTTTGAGCATATTCTCGCTGTAGACCCTAAAGTAGGTAAGATATTCAACGCAAGTAACGATAACAACGACCTGAAAGACAGGAGCGATAACAAAGGCCCTGAGCCCGAAGGTGTTACTATGGGTACCATACACGATACTACTTATGCTTTCATTGGTTGCGAGCGTATAGGTGGTGTAATGGTGTATGATGTTACTACTCCGGCAGCCCCTGTGTTCGTTGATTATATCAACACGCGCGATACAAATGCATACGGTGGCGACAATGGCCCTGAAGGGCTGATATTCCTGGATGCTGCGCACAACAGCCACGGTAAATACTACCTCATCACGGCCAACGAAGTAAGCGGTACAGTTGCTGTTTTTGAAGTAAAAGTTGCGCCTGTAAGCGTACAGGATGTAGCAAACAAGCTGCCTAAGCTTAATGTTTATCCTAATCCTGTTATTAAAGGACAGTTATACTTCAGCACTACCGTTACGGGTACAATTGTTGATATGAATGGCCGTGCTGTAGCTTCATTCAGCAATGCAAATAGCATCAGTACAACCAACCTTGCTTCAGGTGTTTATTTCCTGAAAGCAAATGGTTTCTCTGTTGAAAAAGTAATAGTACAATAA
- a CDS encoding GNAT family N-acetyltransferase, producing the protein MLNTTQLQIQQLDRQGLDTLVSWAKAEGWNPGPYDADVFWATDPEGFVGYYHNDELIGGGSVVAYNGLFGFMGFFIVKPEYRSVGIGRKLWYQRRDMLLSRLQPGAAIGMDGVLAIQPFYEDGGFSIAFRDERYERTGTEFAVHHNVTPVSGNDIPAVLDYDTLCFGVPRLQFMDRWLNMPESKAFKYMDEGNIRGVAVLRKADTGYKIGPLFADNANIAEELYKACLNEVPGEQVYLDIPVANTAAVQLVQKYNATYVFECARMYYGTPPALPVEKIFGITSFELG; encoded by the coding sequence ATGCTCAACACAACCCAATTACAAATACAGCAACTGGACAGGCAAGGACTCGATACCCTTGTTAGCTGGGCTAAGGCCGAAGGGTGGAACCCCGGCCCATACGACGCTGATGTGTTCTGGGCTACAGACCCTGAAGGATTTGTCGGGTATTACCATAATGACGAACTCATAGGCGGAGGCTCTGTTGTTGCTTACAACGGGCTGTTCGGTTTTATGGGCTTCTTCATCGTTAAGCCTGAATATCGTTCCGTGGGTATTGGCCGCAAGCTATGGTATCAGCGCAGAGATATGCTGTTGTCCCGCCTGCAGCCCGGTGCCGCTATTGGTATGGACGGAGTACTGGCCATACAGCCATTTTACGAGGATGGCGGCTTCTCCATTGCCTTCCGCGACGAGCGTTACGAACGTACAGGTACGGAGTTTGCCGTGCACCATAACGTTACACCCGTTTCAGGCAATGATATACCCGCCGTGCTGGATTATGATACATTGTGTTTCGGCGTCCCCCGCCTGCAGTTCATGGACCGGTGGCTCAACATGCCCGAAAGTAAAGCCTTCAAATATATGGATGAAGGAAATATCCGGGGCGTAGCGGTATTGCGCAAAGCTGATACCGGCTACAAGATAGGCCCCCTGTTTGCCGACAATGCAAATATTGCCGAAGAGCTGTATAAAGCCTGCCTGAACGAAGTGCCCGGCGAACAGGTATATTTAGACATCCCCGTAGCTAATACCGCCGCCGTGCAACTGGTACAGAAATACAACGCCACCTACGTATTTGAATGCGCCCGTATGTACTACGGCACGCCACCCGCACTGCCTGTCGAAAAGATATTCGGCATCACCAGTTTTGAGTTAGGGTAA